The DNA window AAGTTGCCGGTTTCGGTGCTGGTGGTGATTCACAGCCCGGAGCTGGATGTGCTGCTGATCGAGCGCGCCAAGCAGCCCGGATTCTGGCAGAGCGTCACCGGCAGCCTGGACGCGCTGGATGAGCCACTGGCCGCCGCCGCCATGCGCGAGGTGGCCGAGGAAACCGGCATCCGCGTCGGTGCGGCAGCGGTTCCGGCTACGGCGCTGCGCGATTGGCACTTGGCGAATGTGTACGACATCTACCCCGTTTGGCGCCACCGCTACGCCCCCGGCGTGTGGACCAACACCGAGCATGTGTTCAGCCTGGAAGTGCCACGCGGCACGCCCGTGGCCCTGGCGCCGCGCGAGCATCGCGCGCAACAGTGGCTGCCCTGGCGCGAGGCGGCGGCGCGGTGTTTCTCCGCGTCCAATGCCGAGGCCATTCGGCAACTGCCACGTCGACTGGGTCGGCAGGCATGAAGATGCCGGACCGTCGGCAACAAAAGGCAGCGCGTCTGCGTGCCGCCCTGAGTGCCGCCGGCGGGCCGGCAGCGGCCCTCGCCAGCCACGCCGCCGCATCGGCTCGCGGTCCGGGCGACGCAAGCGAAACAC is part of the Thiomonas sp. X19 genome and encodes:
- the nudB gene encoding dihydroneopterin triphosphate diphosphatase; its protein translation is MSSLSPASPVQTQAQTAVHKLPVSVLVVIHSPELDVLLIERAKQPGFWQSVTGSLDALDEPLAAAAMREVAEETGIRVGAAAVPATALRDWHLANVYDIYPVWRHRYAPGVWTNTEHVFSLEVPRGTPVALAPREHRAQQWLPWREAAARCFSASNAEAIRQLPRRLGRQA